The proteins below come from a single Haemorhous mexicanus isolate bHaeMex1 chromosome 20, bHaeMex1.pri, whole genome shotgun sequence genomic window:
- the SEC14L1 gene encoding SEC14-like protein 1, with amino-acid sequence MVQKYQSPVRVYKHPFELIMAAYERRFPTCPLIPMFVASDTVNEYKSEDEAIHVIERRCKLDIDAPRLLKKIAGVDYVYFVQKNSLNRRERTLHIEAYNETFSNRVIINEHCSYTVHPDNEDWTCFEQSASLDIKSFFGFESTVEKIAMKQYTSNIKKGKEIIEYYLKQLEEEGITFVPRWTPPVACKSESSTCHPRRPVSPAVNIPESATKEGLSNKEILNTSSSPSEPTAGTPDDKLDADYIKRYLGDLTPMQESCLIRLRQWLQETHKGKIPKDEHILRFLRARDFNIDKAREILCQSLTWRKQHQVDYILDTWNPPQVLQDYYAGGWHHHDKDGRPLYVLRLGQMDTKGLVRALGEEALLRYVLSINEEGLRRCEENTKVFGRPISSWTCLVDLEGLNMRHLWRPGVKALLRIIEVVEANYPETLGRLLILRAPRVFPVLWTLVSPFIDDNTRKKFLIYAGNDYQGPGGLLDYIDKEIIPDFLGGECMCEVPEGGLVPKSLYRTAEELENEDIKLWTETIYQSASVFKGAPHEVLIQIVDASSVITWDFDVCKGDIVFNIFHSKRAPQPPKKDSLGAHSITSPGGNNVQLIDKVWQLGRDYSMVESPLICKEGESVQGSHVTRWPGFYILQWKFHSMPACAATNLPRVDDVLASLQVSSHKCKVMYYTEVIGSEDFRGSMTSLESSHSGFSQLSAATTSSSQSHSSSMISR; translated from the exons GCATATGAAAGGAGGTTTCCTACGTGCCCTCTGATCCCCATGTTTGTAGCCAGTGACACTGTAAACGAGTACAAGAGTGAGGATGAGGCCATCCACGTGATCGAGCGGCGCTGCAAGCTGGACATCGATGCACCACGGCTGCTGAAAAAG ATTGCAGGAGTGGACTATGTCTACTTTGTCCAGAAGAACTCTCTGAACAGGCGAGAAAGGACTCTGCACATAGAAGCCTACAATGAAACCTTCTCTAACAGAGTCATCATCAACGAGCACTGCTCCTACACA GTTCATCCTGACAATGAAGACTGGACCTGTTTTGAACAGTCAGCAAGTCTGGATATCAaatctttttttggttttgaaagcACAGTGGAAAAGATTGCCATGAAGCAATACACCAGCAATATTAAAAAG ggaaaagaaataatagaGTACTACCTgaagcagctggaggaagaaGGAATAACCTTTGTCCCTCGCTGGACTCCTCCTGTTGCATGTAAATCAGAGAGCAGCACATGCCACCCAAGGAGACCAGTGTCACCTGCCGTTAATATCCCAGAGTCTGCCACAAAGGAGGGCTTGAGCAACAAGGAGATCCTCaacacctccagcagcccctcgGAGCCCACTGCAGGAACACCTGATG ATAAGTTGGATGCAGACTACATCAAGAGGTACCTGGGGGACCTGACCCCAATGCAGGAGAGCTGCCTCATCCGCCTGCGGCAGTGGCTCCAGGAGACGCACAAAGGCAAG ATCCCAAAGGATGAGCACATTTTAAGATTCCTGCGTGCCCGGGACTTCAACATTGACAAAGCAAGAGAGATCCTTTGCCAGTCACTGACGTGGCGTAAGCAGCACCAGGTGGATTATATTCTGGACACCTGGAATCCTCCCCAAGTGCTCCAGGATTACTATGCAGGAGGCTGGCATCACCATGACAAAG ACGGGCGCCCGCTGTACGTGCTGAGGCTGGGCCAGATGGACACCAAGGGCCTGGTGCGAGCGCTGGGGGAGGAGGCCTTGCTGCGCTAC GTTCTTTCAATAAATGAGGAAGGGCTGAGGAGATGTGAGGAGAATACAAAAGTATTTGGCAGGCCAATAAG CTCTTGGACCTGTCTGGTAGATCTGGAAGGCTTGAACATGAGGCATTTATGGAGACCTGGTGTCAAGGCCTTGCTGAGAATCATCGAGGTGGTTGAAGCCAATTACCCTGAGACCTTGGGTCGTCTGCTTATCCTAAGAGCACCTCGAGTATTCCCAGTTCTCTGGACACTG gTTAGTCCATTCATTGATGAcaacaccagaaaaaaattccttatttATGCTGGAAATGACTATCAGGGTCCTGGGGGACTGCTGGATTACATAGATAAAGAAATTATCCCTGATTTCCTTGGTGGAGAGTGCATG tgtgAAGTACCAGAGGGTGGGCTGGTTCCCAAGTCCCTCTACCGGACAGCAGAAGAGTTGGAAAATGAAGACATCAAGCTTTGGACTGAAACAATCTACCAGTCTGCGAGTGTCTTCAAAGGAGCTCCACATGAG GTTCTCATCCAGATCGTGGATGCCTCGTCGGTGATCACGTGGGATTTTGACGTGTGCAAGGGCGACATTGTTTTTAACATCTTCCATTCCAAAAGAGCCCCACAGCCTCCCAAAAAGGACTCTCTGGGAGCTCACAGCATTACATCTCCTGGTGGGAACAACGTCCAGTTGATAGACAAAGTCTGGCAGTTGGGGCGTGACTACAGCATGGTGGAATCTCCCCTGATCTGCAAAGAAGGGGAGAGTGTGCAg GGCTCCCATGTGACCAGGTGGCCTGGCTTCTACATTTTACAGTGGAAATTCCACAGCATGCCTGCTTGTGCTGCAACCAACCTGCCTCGTGTGGATGATGTGCTGGCATCTCTACAGGTGTCCTCTCACAAGTGTAAAGTCATGTACTATACAGAAGTGATAGGATCTGAAGATTTCAG ggGATCTATGACCAGCCTTGAATCAAGCCACAGTGGATTCTCCCAGCTCAGTGCTGCCACCACCTCCTCTAGCCAGTCCCATTCCAGCTCCATGATTTCCAGGTAG